Proteins encoded by one window of Manis pentadactyla isolate mManPen7 chromosome X, mManPen7.hap1, whole genome shotgun sequence:
- the LOC118909242 gene encoding histone H2A-Bbd type 1 has translation MTGWGTGIQQAAVSTGSHRSPGQRDSQQARWRTAQQTCRQREATPAPSCVRSPAPCAPCAELQFPVNHVDRLLRERHDVMHLSPSMPVFLAGVLEYLTSNILELAGKEACSNQRMCITPQQLERAVDGNQHLRRLFDKNAFSEVDSVPQPMEM, from the coding sequence ATGACGGGCTGGGGCACTGGGATACAACAGGCAGCAGTCAGCACGGGCAGCCACAGAAGCCCAGGCCAAAGGGACAGTCAGCAAGCCCGATGGCGCACCGCCCAGCAAACATGTCGGCAAAGAGAAGCCACACCCGCACCCAGTTGCGTAAGAAGCCCGGCCCCTTGCGCTCCGTGCGCAGAGCTGCAGTTCCCAGTGAACCACGTGGACCGCCTGCTGCGTGAGCGCCACGACGTCATGCACCTGAGCCCATCCATGCCAGTGTTTCTGGCCGGCGTCCTCGAGTACTTGACGTCCAACATCCTGGAGCTGGCGGGCAAGGAGGCCTGCAGCAACCAGCGGATGTGCATCACCCCCCAGCAGCTGGAGCGGGCAGTGGATGGCAACCAGCACCTGCGCCGCCTCTTCGACAAGAACGCCTTCTCTGAGGTCGATAGCGTGCCCCAGCCCATGGAGATGTGA